A stretch of the Amycolatopsis sp. BJA-103 genome encodes the following:
- a CDS encoding helicase-related protein, with amino-acid sequence MTATKPEADGAVAPGSTVLIRGEEWLVSAVEETTDGQLVHVQGLGELVRGTSASFYRNLDEIVPLEPADATVVTDDSPRYRTARLWLESTIRKTPQPIGEQALSVATRGLADALSYQQSAVRKALDPANLRPRLLLADAVGLGKTLEIGMILSELVRRGRGERILVVTPRHVLEQMQHELWCRFALPFVRLDSAGIQRVRQKLPATRNPFTYFKRAIISIDTLKSDRYVASLSKQRWDAVVIDESHNLSNSATMNNRLARILARNAEALILASATPHNGRADSFAELLRLLDPSAVPPDGQLDKDEVRRLVVRRHRHSPEVAQVVGADWAPRQEPENVLVPATAEENAVARELADTWLWPGTGGSPYSGQNASLFPWTLAKAFLSSPAALRESIDGRLGRLGDDDRAARERVALHELAELNDKCLTSAKYQRLVEHLKKIGVGKNKPIRAVVFAERVETLRWLQRSLPKDLKMPADAVELMHGGLADDKQQAVVEAFKQEQAPVRVLVTGDVASEGVNLHAQCHHLIHYDIPWSLIRIEQRNGRIDRYGQKNPPLITALLLDPDGEKFAGDVRILARLLEKENEAHTALGDVASLMGHYDVKSEEDDIRAVLAGSKELDDVVRPVTDVAAGNDLTALFAQLFDTPSTQQSAPSPPEPTESGPTLYPDDVSYLEDALRQAFIDPTAPPAKGGVGWRRDVDFGTAELVPPTDLAQRFDVLPQRYLAERKVTEKLVLATTPARGKDRLAAALRDATKLSWPDAHYLAPLHPVLNWAADRALAALGRNEVFAVRGAVDAPTVLLVGTLTNKRGQVVAVAWLTAQFPDQDAPSFALIAPHGSARDAFIELGWDKPRTNPGPVDVTGLQALVAPAVHQAERHLRTLFDAAAKDVTSRVEQWSTRLDHWENEAEALIQRSELKLRRATVDQERAMVAAMAPDRQLVRPLLVVVPESEGEK; translated from the coding sequence GTGACGGCAACGAAGCCTGAAGCCGATGGGGCAGTCGCACCTGGCTCGACGGTGCTGATCAGAGGAGAGGAATGGCTGGTCAGCGCAGTGGAGGAGACCACTGACGGGCAGCTCGTTCATGTGCAAGGCCTTGGCGAGCTGGTCAGAGGCACCAGTGCGTCGTTCTACCGCAACCTCGACGAGATCGTTCCCCTGGAGCCAGCCGACGCGACGGTCGTCACCGACGACAGCCCCCGCTACCGCACCGCCCGGCTCTGGCTGGAGTCGACGATCCGCAAGACCCCGCAGCCCATCGGCGAGCAGGCGTTGTCGGTGGCCACACGAGGGCTCGCCGACGCATTGAGCTACCAGCAGTCGGCAGTACGCAAGGCGCTCGATCCAGCGAACCTGAGACCACGGCTGCTCCTGGCGGACGCGGTTGGGCTCGGCAAGACCCTCGAGATCGGCATGATCCTCTCGGAGCTGGTGCGCCGAGGGCGAGGTGAACGCATCCTCGTCGTGACGCCCAGGCACGTGCTGGAACAAATGCAGCACGAGCTGTGGTGCCGCTTCGCATTGCCATTCGTACGGCTGGACTCGGCGGGGATTCAGCGGGTGCGGCAGAAGCTGCCTGCCACCCGCAACCCGTTCACCTATTTCAAGCGGGCGATCATCTCGATCGACACGCTGAAGTCCGACCGCTACGTGGCAAGCCTGAGCAAGCAGCGCTGGGACGCGGTGGTGATCGACGAGTCGCACAACCTGTCCAACTCGGCGACGATGAACAACCGGCTGGCCAGGATTCTCGCCCGCAACGCAGAGGCGTTGATCCTCGCGTCGGCGACGCCGCACAACGGGCGCGCCGACTCGTTCGCCGAACTGCTCCGGTTGCTCGACCCGTCCGCAGTCCCACCGGACGGCCAGCTCGACAAGGACGAGGTGCGCAGGCTGGTCGTGCGCAGGCACCGGCACAGCCCGGAGGTCGCACAAGTCGTCGGCGCCGACTGGGCGCCTCGGCAGGAACCGGAAAACGTACTCGTCCCAGCGACGGCCGAAGAGAACGCGGTCGCCCGCGAGCTCGCGGACACCTGGTTGTGGCCGGGCACCGGTGGGAGCCCATATTCGGGGCAGAACGCGTCGCTGTTTCCGTGGACCTTGGCCAAGGCGTTCCTGTCCTCACCGGCAGCTCTTCGGGAAAGCATCGACGGCAGACTGGGCAGGCTCGGCGACGACGATCGCGCGGCGCGGGAACGTGTCGCGCTTCACGAACTTGCCGAGCTGAACGACAAATGCCTGACCTCGGCGAAGTATCAGCGGCTGGTCGAGCACCTGAAGAAGATCGGGGTCGGCAAGAACAAGCCGATCCGCGCCGTGGTGTTCGCTGAGCGGGTGGAGACATTGCGCTGGCTTCAGCGTAGTTTGCCGAAGGACCTCAAAATGCCCGCCGATGCCGTGGAGTTGATGCACGGTGGGCTCGCCGACGATAAGCAGCAAGCGGTCGTCGAGGCGTTCAAACAGGAACAGGCACCGGTGCGGGTGCTGGTCACCGGGGACGTCGCCTCCGAGGGCGTCAACCTGCACGCACAATGCCACCACCTGATTCATTACGACATCCCGTGGAGCCTGATCCGGATCGAGCAACGCAACGGCAGGATCGACCGGTACGGGCAGAAAAATCCACCGTTGATCACTGCTTTGCTGCTTGACCCGGACGGTGAGAAGTTCGCCGGTGACGTGCGGATTCTGGCCAGGTTGCTGGAGAAGGAGAACGAAGCTCACACCGCGCTCGGCGACGTCGCTTCGCTGATGGGCCACTACGACGTGAAGAGTGAGGAAGACGACATTCGCGCGGTGCTGGCCGGCAGCAAGGAACTCGACGATGTGGTCCGCCCGGTCACGGACGTCGCCGCGGGCAACGACCTCACCGCGTTGTTCGCCCAGCTCTTCGACACCCCCAGCACGCAGCAGTCGGCTCCGAGCCCGCCGGAGCCAACCGAATCCGGCCCCACGCTCTACCCCGATGACGTGTCCTATCTGGAGGACGCGTTACGTCAGGCGTTCATCGACCCGACCGCGCCGCCGGCCAAAGGCGGTGTCGGCTGGCGAAGAGATGTCGACTTCGGCACCGCGGAACTCGTCCCGCCAACGGATCTGGCGCAGCGTTTCGACGTATTGCCCCAGCGATATCTGGCCGAACGCAAGGTCACCGAGAAGCTGGTGCTGGCCACCACCCCGGCGCGCGGCAAGGACCGGCTTGCCGCCGCGCTGCGCGACGCCACGAAGCTGAGCTGGCCGGACGCGCACTACCTTGCGCCGCTGCACCCGGTGCTGAACTGGGCGGCGGACCGAGCGCTAGCCGCGTTGGGTCGCAACGAGGTGTTCGCCGTGCGCGGCGCCGTAGACGCGCCCACAGTGCTGCTGGTCGGCACGTTGACGAACAAACGCGGCCAGGTCGTCGCAGTCGCCTGGCTGACCGCCCAGTTCCCGGATCAGGACGCCCCGTCCTTCGCGTTGATCGCCCCGCACGGCTCGGCACGCGATGCGTTCATCGAGCTCGGCTGGGACAAGCCCCGCACCAACCCCGGCCCGGTGGACGTGACCGGTCTGCAAGCTCTTGTCGCTCCGGCCGTTCACCAGGCTGAACGACACCTGCGTACTTTGTTCGACGCAGCGGCCAAGGACGTGACGAGCAGGGTCGAGCAATGGTCGACCCGGCTGGATCACTGGGAGAACGAGGCCGAGGCCCTCATCCAACGCAGTGAACTGAAACTGCGCCGGGCAACCGTGGACCAGGAGCGGGCGATGGTGGCCGCGATGGCGCCGGACCGGCAACTGGTCCGCCCACTGCTGGTGGTCGTTCCGGAATCCGAAGGAGAGAAATGA
- a CDS encoding Eco57I restriction-modification methylase domain-containing protein: protein MMAGSDAIIVGEGWLSEHYFSTDATKESFRAKVSERRKFWDDEDKEGRETPRSRFISARQDLERDLALMAELLDPSAEAAAVRDGRTADDVAADVHERLIGIFGLTGHGLVLDRTGPLLRVSAPGVEKHAPLVVLSARPIGALEDLLARDAVTLPEPVQLTEDDEEIKSVARLTSSLFVAEEAPEFVLVLAGRWALLAERDRWAEGRYLAVDLQLVCERNDTKKAGEIDRALTCLSAESIAPDAEGAIWWHGVLEASVKHTVGVSKDLRDGVRLSIEIIANEVLERRRAQGLDPLPATEAQELAKQSLRFLYRILFLLYAEASPELGVLPVGAPEYDQGYSLDRLRELIQVELATPQAHSGTHLYESLAVLFRLVDNGHAPLTGGDDSEAAEGLTFNALRADLFQPAKTAHIDEVRLGNAALQQVLTHLLLNKESRGKDRGFISYAELGINQLGAVYEGLMSYTGFFAETDLYEVAKGGDSVKGSWVVPVDRADDISPDDFVKSIDPRTGEKRPVLHPKGSFVFRLAGRERQQSASYYTPEVLTRFTVGQALEELLDQDGTTSAADILTFTVCEPALGSGAFAIEAVRQLADQYLKRRQAELGVRIDPDEYPRRLQEVKAYLALHNVYGVDLNSTAVELAEISLWLDTMVSGLSAPWFGLHLRRGNSLVGARRAVYSRNQVSTKSWLTEVPRDIPLTSLVDDVANDRVAADGIHHFLLPADGWGAAADAKEAAALAPNAAKAVKNWRAGVRKKPTQKQVNALTELAHRVEVLWQIAYRRLNIAEQEIRRDIPIWGSDDLPVGGAVKREQIEATLADPNGAYQRLRRVMDAWTAMWFWPLTSDTPPPDLDGWIAALQALLGRSPEIRKKNTGPTFAQAADWNELNQAEELELTFSGTKPAATVLGDHPWLAVCEQVARQQGFFHWNLDFATVFVRGGFDLQVGNPPWVRPRSDVDALLAEGDPWWQLAVKPSEEKRAEKRETTLALPGIRDLVLEGTTDIACLAEHTGSLAQYPHLQGLQPDLYRCFMEQTWRHVSQRGTIGLISLESHFTDEKAGKLRAATYSRLRQHWEFINELQLFEIQHQKHYGVNIYGISREYVKFTSAVSMYHPDTAIRSQEHDGSGPEPGFKDPSGDWDLRPHRSRLTTVTDETLATWHTILESSDIPIRETRMVYAVNRSTAAVLDKLAHLPRIGKLDLKFSAGWHEKNDRTKGYFEPKWGKPTSWDDVILQGSHLFVATPFYKFPNSTMKNKDDWSVGDLEQLHADTIPVTIYKPRGSRTDYNLKYTQWGTGSEHPARDYYRLGWRCMAANTGERTLVSAIIPPKVAHVDGIFSMGSPDCAPRTIAALAAKLSSIVSDFSVRVAPKSTIRAGAVNRIAIGEDYRLDNLLLLRSLRLNCVVDAYESLWNECYTDDFSDDHWTGGLNHNRRDPLGDAGPEWSDGTPLRIAADRRQALLEIDSLMALTLGLTADELCSIYRTQFSVLYGYDRNVYYYDANGRLVPNSVLTVWRKKGDRMSEEERTAMNPAGNTYTYELPFITLDREHDMRVAYAEFQRRLEERS from the coding sequence ATGATGGCCGGTTCGGACGCGATCATCGTTGGTGAAGGCTGGCTCTCCGAGCACTACTTCAGCACCGACGCCACCAAGGAGTCCTTTCGCGCGAAAGTGTCGGAGCGGCGGAAGTTCTGGGACGACGAAGACAAAGAGGGCCGTGAGACGCCCCGCTCGAGGTTCATCAGCGCCCGCCAGGACCTGGAACGCGATCTTGCCCTGATGGCCGAGCTGCTCGACCCGTCCGCAGAGGCGGCAGCCGTCCGTGACGGCCGTACCGCAGACGATGTCGCCGCGGACGTGCACGAGCGACTGATCGGCATCTTTGGCTTGACCGGTCACGGGCTGGTACTCGATCGGACCGGCCCACTGCTGCGGGTGTCTGCACCCGGCGTCGAGAAGCACGCCCCACTGGTGGTGCTGTCGGCTCGCCCGATCGGCGCGCTGGAAGATCTGCTCGCCCGTGACGCGGTGACACTGCCAGAACCAGTGCAGCTCACCGAGGACGACGAGGAGATCAAGTCCGTCGCCCGGTTGACGTCGTCGTTGTTCGTCGCCGAGGAGGCCCCCGAATTCGTGCTGGTGCTTGCCGGCCGATGGGCGCTGCTGGCGGAGCGGGATCGCTGGGCCGAGGGCCGCTACCTGGCAGTCGACCTGCAATTGGTCTGCGAGCGCAACGACACCAAGAAGGCCGGTGAGATCGACCGGGCGCTCACTTGCTTGTCCGCGGAGTCGATCGCCCCCGACGCGGAAGGCGCCATCTGGTGGCACGGCGTGCTTGAAGCCTCTGTCAAGCACACGGTGGGGGTGTCGAAGGATCTCCGCGACGGCGTCCGCCTGTCGATCGAGATCATCGCCAACGAGGTGCTCGAGCGTCGCCGGGCGCAGGGACTCGATCCGCTCCCCGCGACCGAGGCGCAGGAGCTGGCGAAGCAGTCGCTGCGATTCCTGTACCGCATCCTGTTCCTGCTTTACGCCGAGGCGTCACCCGAGCTCGGGGTGCTCCCGGTGGGCGCCCCGGAATACGACCAAGGCTACAGCCTCGACCGGCTGCGTGAGCTGATCCAGGTGGAACTGGCCACCCCGCAGGCCCACAGCGGCACTCACTTATACGAGTCCCTCGCAGTGTTGTTTCGCCTGGTCGACAATGGCCACGCCCCATTGACGGGTGGCGACGACTCGGAAGCCGCGGAAGGACTCACGTTCAACGCGCTGCGCGCCGACCTGTTCCAGCCGGCGAAGACCGCGCACATCGACGAGGTGCGGCTCGGCAATGCCGCATTGCAGCAGGTGCTCACACACTTGTTGCTCAACAAGGAATCCCGCGGCAAGGACCGCGGCTTCATTTCCTACGCGGAACTCGGCATCAATCAGTTGGGCGCAGTGTACGAGGGCCTGATGTCCTACACCGGTTTCTTCGCCGAGACCGATTTGTACGAAGTGGCCAAGGGTGGCGACAGCGTCAAGGGATCGTGGGTGGTGCCCGTCGACCGTGCGGACGACATCTCACCAGACGACTTCGTCAAATCCATCGACCCGCGCACCGGAGAGAAACGCCCGGTGCTGCACCCGAAGGGTTCGTTCGTCTTCCGCCTTGCTGGCCGGGAGCGCCAACAATCCGCGTCGTACTACACCCCGGAGGTCCTCACCCGTTTCACCGTCGGCCAGGCGTTGGAAGAACTCCTCGATCAGGACGGGACGACGAGCGCGGCGGACATCCTCACGTTCACCGTGTGTGAACCCGCGCTAGGTTCCGGCGCGTTCGCGATCGAAGCGGTCCGGCAGCTGGCGGACCAGTACCTCAAGCGCAGGCAAGCGGAACTCGGCGTCCGGATCGACCCGGACGAGTACCCCCGCCGATTGCAAGAGGTCAAGGCATACCTGGCGCTGCACAATGTGTACGGGGTTGACCTCAACTCCACCGCGGTGGAGCTCGCGGAGATCTCGCTCTGGCTGGACACCATGGTCTCGGGTTTGTCCGCACCGTGGTTTGGCCTGCACCTGCGCCGCGGCAACTCCCTGGTCGGTGCGCGCCGCGCGGTCTACTCCCGCAACCAGGTGAGTACCAAGTCTTGGCTCACCGAGGTACCGCGAGACATCCCGCTCACCTCGCTCGTCGACGACGTCGCGAACGACCGAGTCGCCGCCGACGGCATCCATCATTTCCTGTTACCAGCCGACGGCTGGGGCGCGGCCGCAGATGCGAAGGAAGCCGCGGCGCTCGCACCGAACGCGGCGAAGGCAGTAAAAAACTGGCGCGCTGGTGTTCGCAAGAAGCCAACCCAAAAGCAGGTTAACGCCCTCACCGAACTCGCACACCGGGTCGAGGTCCTCTGGCAGATCGCCTACCGCAGGCTGAACATCGCCGAACAGGAAATCCGCCGGGACATCCCGATCTGGGGTTCCGACGATCTTCCGGTCGGCGGCGCGGTGAAACGTGAACAGATCGAAGCCACGCTGGCCGATCCGAACGGCGCCTATCAGCGCCTGCGCCGTGTCATGGACGCCTGGACCGCGATGTGGTTCTGGCCGCTTACCAGCGACACGCCACCCCCAGACTTGGATGGCTGGATCGCAGCCCTGCAAGCCTTGCTCGGCCGTAGCCCGGAGATCCGCAAGAAGAACACGGGCCCGACCTTCGCCCAGGCCGCCGACTGGAACGAACTTAACCAGGCGGAAGAGCTCGAACTTACTTTCTCCGGCACCAAACCGGCAGCCACGGTCCTCGGCGACCACCCATGGCTGGCGGTGTGCGAACAGGTAGCCCGGCAGCAGGGCTTCTTCCACTGGAATCTGGACTTCGCGACCGTCTTCGTCCGAGGCGGCTTCGATCTTCAGGTAGGAAATCCACCCTGGGTCCGCCCTCGATCCGACGTGGACGCTCTTTTGGCGGAGGGGGACCCCTGGTGGCAGCTGGCCGTCAAACCGTCGGAAGAGAAGCGGGCGGAGAAGCGCGAAACGACCCTAGCCCTTCCCGGCATCCGCGACTTGGTTCTGGAGGGAACCACTGACATTGCATGTCTGGCCGAACACACCGGTTCGCTGGCTCAGTATCCGCACTTGCAAGGATTACAACCCGACCTCTATCGCTGCTTCATGGAACAAACCTGGCGACATGTTTCGCAGCGCGGCACCATCGGCCTGATCAGCCTGGAGTCACATTTCACCGACGAAAAAGCCGGGAAGCTACGAGCAGCGACATATTCACGACTTAGGCAGCATTGGGAATTTATAAACGAACTTCAACTCTTCGAGATTCAGCATCAAAAGCACTACGGCGTAAATATTTACGGCATTTCGCGTGAGTATGTGAAATTTACTAGTGCAGTATCGATGTACCACCCTGATACCGCCATTCGATCACAAGAACACGATGGGTCTGGCCCCGAGCCAGGATTCAAGGACCCCAGCGGCGACTGGGATCTGCGGCCGCATCGAAGCAGGCTCACTACCGTAACTGACGAAACACTGGCCACCTGGCATACTATCCTCGAATCGAGCGACATCCCGATTCGTGAGACTCGGATGGTCTACGCCGTCAACCGTTCCACTGCTGCCGTGCTCGACAAGCTTGCCCACCTTCCTCGAATCGGGAAACTGGACCTCAAGTTCTCTGCTGGCTGGCACGAGAAGAACGACCGAACAAAAGGCTACTTCGAGCCCAAATGGGGAAAGCCCACATCATGGGACGACGTGATCCTGCAAGGGTCACATCTCTTTGTCGCTACGCCATTCTACAAGTTTCCGAACAGCACGATGAAGAACAAGGATGACTGGTCTGTTGGTGACCTTGAGCAACTCCACGCTGACACTATCCCGGTCACCATCTACAAGCCACGAGGGAGCCGAACCGACTACAACCTAAAGTACACCCAATGGGGCACTGGAAGCGAGCACCCTGCCCGCGACTATTACCGTCTCGGCTGGCGTTGCATGGCGGCAAACACTGGCGAAAGAACGCTCGTGTCGGCCATTATTCCGCCAAAGGTGGCGCACGTTGATGGCATCTTCTCAATGGGCTCCCCCGACTGCGCGCCACGGACGATCGCAGCTCTAGCCGCCAAGTTGTCATCGATCGTAAGCGACTTTTCAGTGAGAGTCGCTCCAAAGTCGACGATACGCGCAGGAGCAGTCAATCGAATAGCTATCGGCGAGGACTATCGATTAGACAACCTTCTTCTCCTAAGGTCCCTCCGGCTAAATTGTGTCGTAGATGCATACGAGAGCCTGTGGAACGAGTGCTATACCGACGATTTTTCTGATGATCACTGGACTGGCGGATTGAATCACAATCGGCGCGATCCTCTCGGCGACGCGGGTCCCGAGTGGAGTGATGGCACGCCTCTACGGATCGCAGCTGATCGACGGCAGGCGCTGCTGGAAATTGACTCACTGATGGCTCTCACGCTTGGGCTTACCGCTGACGAGTTGTGCTCGATCTATCGGACGCAGTTCTCCGTCCTGTATGGATATGATCGGAACGTTTACTATTACGATGCCAACGGACGCCTGGTTCCTAATTCCGTGCTCACCGTGTGGCGGAAGAAGGGGGATCGGATGTCCGAGGAGGAGCGGACGGCCATGAACCCCGCCGGGAACACCTACACGTACGAGTTGCCGTTCATCACGTTGGACAGAGAGCACGACATGCGCGTGGCATATGCCGAGTTCCAGCGGCGTCTTGAGGAGCGCTCGTGA